One part of the Bdellovibrio bacteriovorus genome encodes these proteins:
- the gloA gene encoding lactoylglutathione lyase, with the protein MSNIAGVCVSPDKETQKYVFNHTMLRIKDPKASLDFYTRILGMKLVRKLDFAEWKFSLFFLAYVPEGTDVPAENEANARYAFGREAVLELTHNWGTEEQETTPYHNGNTEPRGFGHICISVPDIQQACARFESLGVTFQKRLGEGGMKNIAFIKDPDQYWIEVVQPGLL; encoded by the coding sequence ATGTCAAACATCGCGGGGGTGTGCGTGAGCCCCGACAAAGAAACACAAAAGTACGTATTCAACCACACGATGCTTAGAATCAAAGATCCTAAAGCCTCCCTGGATTTTTACACCCGCATTTTGGGGATGAAGCTGGTGCGCAAACTGGATTTTGCCGAGTGGAAGTTTTCTTTGTTCTTTTTGGCCTATGTGCCGGAAGGAACGGATGTCCCTGCCGAGAACGAAGCCAATGCCCGCTATGCCTTTGGTCGGGAAGCAGTTCTGGAGCTGACCCACAACTGGGGCACCGAAGAGCAAGAGACCACTCCCTACCATAACGGCAATACCGAACCTCGCGGTTTTGGTCATATCTGTATTTCAGTCCCGGACATTCAGCAGGCCTGTGCCCGTTTTGAATCCCTGGGTGTGACCTTTCAAAAACGTCTGGGCGAGGGCGGCATGAAAAACATCGCTTTTATCAAAGATCCGGATCAATATTGGATTGAGGTGGTTCAACCGGGTCTTTTGTAA
- the mtgA gene encoding monofunctional biosynthetic peptidoglycan transglycosylase, whose amino-acid sequence MRSRWQTLRKWILKAVLLFFVSSLGFVLLYRFVPVPLTPLMVIRSVSSLWGEEFVGIHKDWVPLEEISPSVQKAVLKAEDYRFFEHNGFDFDAIEKAMKYNKTHKRKKGASTITQQTAKNVFLWPQRDWVRKGLEAYFTILIEFTWPKERIMEVYLNVIELGPGVYGVEAASQKYFKRSARNINPYQASLIAAVLPNPRRFRIDRPSNYVVGRQRRILNRVAPAIPKAADASVLDFLDLKFDSEEDESAN is encoded by the coding sequence ATGCGCAGTCGTTGGCAAACTTTAAGAAAATGGATCCTGAAAGCAGTGCTGCTCTTTTTCGTGAGCAGTCTGGGATTCGTTTTACTTTATCGCTTCGTTCCGGTGCCGCTGACACCTTTGATGGTGATTCGCTCGGTCAGTTCGTTGTGGGGTGAAGAGTTTGTCGGCATTCACAAGGACTGGGTGCCGCTGGAAGAGATTTCCCCATCCGTGCAAAAAGCCGTTCTGAAGGCCGAGGACTATCGCTTCTTTGAGCACAATGGTTTTGACTTTGACGCCATTGAAAAGGCGATGAAGTACAACAAGACCCATAAACGAAAAAAAGGCGCCAGCACCATCACCCAGCAAACGGCCAAGAATGTGTTCTTGTGGCCCCAGCGCGACTGGGTTCGCAAAGGGCTTGAAGCCTATTTCACCATTTTGATTGAATTCACCTGGCCCAAAGAGCGCATCATGGAAGTTTACCTGAATGTGATCGAACTGGGTCCTGGAGTTTACGGGGTCGAGGCGGCTTCGCAGAAGTACTTCAAACGCAGCGCCCGCAATATCAATCCTTATCAGGCGTCGTTGATCGCTGCCGTTTTGCCAAATCCGCGGCGCTTCCGTATTGACCGGCCTTCCAACTATGTTGTCGGCCGTCAGCGCCGTATTCTGAATCGCGTGGCTCCGGCCATTCCCAAAGCCGCCGATGCTTCTGTTCTGGACTTCCTGGATCTGAAGTTTGACAGCGAAGAAGATGAGTCCGCCAACTAA
- a CDS encoding AlkZ-related protein: protein MSSKKKKAQMVKAINERGCLLVYPLENRKEPASLWSELYPRTKMRWEWDQEGDNRVAEMWVLREELSRSEEVIYAKWFRNRATFFSKEVFVNLLAYLGSSQGRLQLPRSSQEALDSFLLDSPQSTKVIKENLGWQGKLMESHYNRAMKPLWNYLLLVGYGEVQDSSFPSLNMAASQNLFEDLWLQSQNLSPEKAEAFLENKLGSDNPFFKYAQKMAKSSAQL, encoded by the coding sequence ATGAGTTCAAAAAAGAAAAAAGCGCAGATGGTGAAGGCAATCAACGAGCGGGGCTGTCTGCTGGTGTATCCTTTGGAAAACCGCAAAGAGCCGGCAAGCCTGTGGTCTGAACTTTATCCGCGCACCAAAATGCGCTGGGAGTGGGATCAGGAGGGCGACAACCGCGTGGCTGAAATGTGGGTGCTGCGCGAAGAGCTGTCACGCAGTGAGGAAGTCATCTATGCCAAGTGGTTCCGCAACCGCGCGACCTTTTTTTCAAAGGAAGTGTTCGTAAATCTGCTGGCCTATCTGGGCAGTTCTCAGGGGCGCCTTCAACTGCCGCGTTCCAGTCAGGAAGCGTTGGATAGTTTTCTGCTGGATTCCCCGCAGTCCACCAAAGTGATCAAGGAAAATCTGGGCTGGCAGGGAAAGCTGATGGAAAGCCACTACAACCGGGCGATGAAGCCCCTGTGGAATTATCTGCTTCTGGTGGGTTATGGTGAAGTGCAGGATTCCAGTTTTCCCTCCCTGAACATGGCCGCTTCCCAGAATCTTTTCGAAGACCTCTGGCTTCAGTCTCAAAACCTCAGTCCCGAAAAGGCCGAGGCCTTTCTGGAAAACAAACTGGGCTCTGACAATCCGTTTTTCAAGTACGCACAGAAGATGGCGAAAAGCAGCGCGCAGCTTTAG
- a CDS encoding CapA family protein, giving the protein MPRHHFILLLIAVLFIHPTQARAAPDVQFQTECQDGQDRISLSFVGDILVHEALYRAVVSGTQHFSQIWRRTDALMTKAHFSVGNLEGPAALGVDKRGKDHGDVGFIYDEVVYSGSNFSFNYHPRILSDLYRSGYDLLTVANNHSLDRSWLGIDKTIRAARNVGIPTVGIRLSSERSGAFHHIATIGGFRVAFLGCTEMSNGHNDSRDQVLFCYKNPDKMVELIKSITADSSVDALILLPHWGQEYKHSPDSRQKAFAKRYLEAGVTAIIGSHPHVLQPWEKYVTKDGRETLVAYSLGNFVAGQAGLARKTGLVVYLGLARSAGRVKVFGASYTPTYREGAEVYPVTKNQAVFDHVASMYGKERRLDAAGDLMSHLCTKSE; this is encoded by the coding sequence ATGCCAAGACATCACTTCATCCTTCTTTTGATTGCGGTTCTTTTCATTCACCCCACCCAGGCCAGGGCCGCGCCGGATGTGCAGTTTCAGACGGAATGTCAGGACGGGCAGGACCGAATCAGTCTGTCCTTCGTGGGTGATATTCTGGTGCATGAGGCTTTGTACCGTGCTGTAGTCAGCGGCACGCAGCACTTTAGCCAAATCTGGCGAAGGACCGATGCGCTGATGACCAAAGCACATTTTTCTGTGGGCAATCTGGAGGGACCGGCTGCATTGGGGGTCGATAAGCGAGGCAAGGACCACGGCGACGTCGGCTTTATCTATGATGAGGTGGTGTATTCGGGCTCTAATTTTTCCTTCAACTATCATCCGCGTATTTTGTCGGATCTGTATCGCTCGGGTTATGATCTTTTGACCGTGGCCAATAATCACTCTTTGGATCGCAGTTGGCTGGGGATTGACAAGACCATTCGCGCGGCACGCAATGTGGGGATTCCCACTGTGGGCATTCGTCTGTCATCAGAACGCAGCGGGGCCTTCCATCACATTGCCACCATTGGGGGCTTCCGGGTGGCCTTCCTAGGCTGCACGGAAATGAGCAACGGACACAACGACAGCAGGGATCAGGTGCTGTTTTGTTATAAGAACCCCGACAAGATGGTGGAGCTGATTAAAAGCATCACTGCGGATTCCAGTGTCGATGCGCTGATTTTGCTGCCGCACTGGGGGCAGGAATACAAACATTCTCCTGATTCTCGGCAGAAGGCTTTTGCAAAACGCTATCTGGAGGCCGGGGTGACGGCAATCATCGGCTCGCACCCCCATGTGCTGCAACCGTGGGAAAAGTATGTCACCAAGGACGGGCGCGAAACACTTGTGGCCTATTCACTGGGGAACTTCGTGGCGGGGCAGGCGGGCTTGGCGCGAAAGACCGGTCTGGTGGTTTATCTGGGGCTGGCCCGCAGCGCCGGCCGGGTGAAAGTCTTTGGCGCTTCTTACACGCCAACTTATCGTGAAGGTGCAGAGGTTTATCCAGTCACCAAAAATCAGGCGGTGTTCGATCATGTTGCCAGTATGTACGGCAAAGAACGCCGGCTTGATGCCGCCGGGGACCTGATGAGTCATCTGTGCACGAAAAGTGAATGA
- the ybaK gene encoding Cys-tRNA(Pro) deacylase, with the protein MSDKDKFPVTLAIRELQKHQVQYTGHLFPYEEKGGTSHSSKELGVPEHHVIKTLIMENEKKEPLVVLMHGDLQVSTKQLARELGVKTISPCKPEVADRHSGYQVGGTSPFGTKREMPVYMEKTILDLDLIYINGGKRGFLVSLKPQEVQRLLQPTLVHVGVKAS; encoded by the coding sequence ATGAGCGACAAAGACAAATTTCCTGTGACCCTGGCTATTCGTGAACTGCAAAAACATCAGGTGCAGTACACCGGACATCTTTTTCCCTATGAAGAAAAAGGCGGCACGTCTCATTCCTCAAAAGAACTGGGAGTTCCTGAACATCACGTGATCAAAACCCTGATCATGGAAAATGAAAAAAAGGAACCCCTGGTGGTTTTGATGCACGGGGATTTGCAGGTCTCAACAAAACAACTGGCGCGTGAGCTGGGTGTGAAAACGATTTCTCCGTGCAAGCCTGAAGTGGCGGATCGCCATTCAGGTTATCAGGTCGGCGGAACATCTCCGTTTGGAACCAAACGCGAGATGCCTGTGTACATGGAAAAAACCATTCTGGATCTGGATCTTATTTATATCAATGGCGGCAAGCGTGGATTCCTGGTTTCTTTGAAACCGCAGGAAGTCCAAAGGCTTTTACAACCAACTTTGGTTCACGTCGGTGTTAAAGCTTCTTGA
- a CDS encoding ATP-binding protein, with translation MSYDGGVRKLVEVIQNLSAARSLDEITKLVRTAARVIADADGATFVLKDGDFCFYADEDAISPLWKGQRFPLESCVSGWAMLHKETVIIEDIYRDSRVPWDAYRPTFVKSMMMTPIRREDPIGAIGTYWKDQRLPTDEQRELLRALADSVSVSIENLNNYNDLQKRIEELKEANRSKDEFLMTVSHELRTPLNSIMGWAEILLESNPGDRDARLGLETIERNARNQTRIIEDLLDSSRILLGRFHMEKHPVDLVEVVNQTVDAVRLMAEKKDIHIEIAKGVTTAMIQGDAERLKQIVNNLLINAIKFSHAKSKVEVTVVRQGPSFSVSVKDEGVGMEPEFIPQAFERFRQADGSTTRKFGGLGLGLSISRHLVEAHQGTIVARSAGTGKGSEFSFSVPALSKQGEILNETPATPAPRNTKPLLGAHILVVDDDKDSLQVMETVLRINGADVVAADSVEEALRSQGAVDLIVCDLSMPGEDGFSFAHRIRAGETRFSRQVPMMALTAFVDKGSESKALGEGFDSFMGKPFAVPQLIRSLVELNSANYTH, from the coding sequence ATGTCGTATGATGGCGGTGTCAGAAAGCTTGTGGAAGTGATTCAAAACCTGTCTGCGGCCCGGTCTTTAGATGAAATCACAAAGCTGGTGCGGACTGCCGCCCGGGTGATTGCCGATGCGGACGGAGCTACCTTTGTTTTAAAAGACGGGGACTTTTGTTTCTATGCAGACGAGGATGCGATCAGTCCTTTGTGGAAGGGTCAGCGTTTTCCGCTGGAGTCCTGCGTTTCCGGCTGGGCCATGCTGCACAAAGAAACCGTGATCATCGAGGATATTTATCGGGACTCTCGTGTGCCATGGGACGCTTATCGTCCGACCTTTGTTAAAAGCATGATGATGACCCCGATCCGGCGCGAGGACCCCATCGGCGCCATTGGCACTTATTGGAAAGACCAAAGACTTCCCACCGATGAGCAGCGCGAACTGTTGCGCGCGCTTGCAGACTCTGTTTCGGTCAGTATCGAAAATCTGAACAACTATAATGATCTGCAAAAACGTATCGAAGAACTGAAAGAAGCCAATCGCTCCAAGGACGAGTTTTTGATGACGGTGTCGCATGAACTGCGCACGCCTTTGAATTCGATCATGGGATGGGCCGAAATTCTGCTGGAGTCAAATCCCGGGGACAGGGACGCGCGCCTGGGGCTTGAAACCATCGAACGCAATGCACGCAATCAAACCCGCATCATCGAGGACCTGCTGGATTCCTCGCGCATTTTGCTGGGGCGTTTTCACATGGAAAAACATCCCGTGGATCTGGTGGAGGTGGTGAATCAGACGGTCGATGCGGTTCGTCTGATGGCGGAAAAAAAGGACATTCACATCGAGATCGCCAAGGGTGTGACCACCGCCATGATCCAAGGGGATGCCGAGCGACTGAAACAAATCGTCAATAATCTGCTGATCAATGCCATCAAGTTTTCACATGCCAAAAGCAAGGTCGAGGTGACCGTGGTCCGTCAGGGCCCCAGTTTCTCAGTTTCAGTAAAAGATGAAGGCGTCGGCATGGAGCCGGAGTTTATCCCCCAGGCCTTTGAACGATTCCGTCAGGCGGACGGCTCAACCACAAGAAAATTCGGCGGTCTGGGGCTGGGGCTGTCCATCTCACGGCACTTGGTAGAGGCTCACCAGGGAACCATTGTCGCCCGCAGCGCAGGGACAGGCAAAGGCTCGGAGTTCTCATTTTCAGTTCCCGCTTTAAGCAAGCAAGGGGAGATCCTTAACGAAACGCCGGCCACGCCCGCACCCCGCAACACCAAACCTCTACTGGGAGCTCACATTCTGGTGGTGGATGATGATAAAGACTCACTTCAGGTGATGGAAACAGTTTTGCGAATCAACGGTGCTGACGTGGTGGCGGCAGACTCCGTCGAGGAAGCGCTGCGGTCTCAAGGTGCGGTGGATCTGATTGTTTGTGATCTGAGCATGCCCGGTGAAGATGGCTTTTCTTTCGCGCACAGGATACGCGCCGGGGAAACCCGGTTTTCACGGCAGGTTCCGATGATGGCCTTGACGGCCTTCGTGGATAAGGGCAGTGAATCCAAAGCATTGGGAGAGGGATTTGATTCCTTTATGGGGAAGCCCTTTGCTGTTCCTCAGTTGATTCGCAGTCTGGTGGAACTTAACAGTGCGAACTATACGCATTAG
- the mdtD gene encoding multidrug transporter subunit MdtD, whose product MASAASAKSDERSQNLLLWLVAIGFFMETLDSTIVNTALPGMAKSLGESPLYMQSVVIAYSLTIALLIPSSGWITDRFGTKKVYLGAILVFTLGSLCCAFSQTLPQLVISRVLQGAGGALLLPVGRLAVLRAFPADKFLQAISFVTIPGLIGPLIGPTLGGWLVEYASWHWIFLINIPVGLVGCWATYKLMPDLRGAKASRFDISGYVLLAFSMVSISFGMEGLAELGLRPGLVMILLVFGLASLAAYWLHAGRTEAPLFSLNLFKIGTYNIGLLGNLFARIGSGAMPFLLPLLLQVGLGYSPSYAGMMMIPMAVAGILAKRFAAPLITRTGYRNMLVGNTLLVGLTMASFALMSESQPMWLRLVQLFFFGWVNSLQFTAMNTLTLKDLGSEYASSGNSLYSMMQMLAMSLAVAAAGAMLTGFSDQFGTANHGALRTFQWTFICMGVITCSSAAIFWQVPEGERKKEPIPQSEPSLH is encoded by the coding sequence ATGGCCTCTGCTGCTTCAGCAAAATCAGACGAACGATCCCAAAACCTTTTATTGTGGCTGGTCGCCATCGGCTTTTTCATGGAGACCCTGGATTCCACCATCGTCAACACCGCACTGCCGGGGATGGCGAAGAGTCTTGGTGAAAGTCCGCTTTACATGCAGTCCGTGGTGATTGCCTATTCCCTGACTATTGCGTTACTGATTCCTTCCTCGGGATGGATCACCGATCGCTTCGGAACCAAGAAGGTTTATCTGGGGGCGATCCTGGTGTTCACCCTGGGGTCGCTCTGCTGTGCCTTCTCTCAAACGTTGCCACAGTTGGTGATATCTCGCGTGTTGCAAGGGGCGGGGGGCGCCTTGTTGCTGCCGGTGGGGCGTCTGGCGGTTCTTCGCGCGTTTCCGGCTGACAAGTTTTTGCAAGCCATCAGCTTTGTCACCATTCCCGGTCTGATCGGCCCTTTGATTGGGCCCACCCTTGGCGGGTGGCTGGTTGAGTACGCTTCTTGGCACTGGATATTCCTGATCAACATTCCGGTCGGCCTTGTCGGGTGCTGGGCCACTTACAAACTGATGCCGGATCTTCGCGGGGCGAAAGCTTCGCGCTTTGATATTTCAGGTTATGTGCTTTTGGCATTCAGTATGGTGTCCATTTCATTCGGCATGGAAGGGCTGGCCGAACTGGGGCTGCGTCCGGGCCTGGTGATGATTCTGCTGGTGTTCGGTCTTGCAAGTTTGGCTGCGTACTGGCTGCATGCCGGGCGCACAGAGGCTCCGTTGTTTTCGTTGAATCTTTTTAAAATCGGAACCTATAACATCGGATTGCTGGGGAATTTATTCGCCCGTATCGGAAGTGGTGCGATGCCGTTTTTGCTGCCGCTGCTTTTGCAGGTGGGGTTGGGCTATTCGCCGTCCTACGCCGGAATGATGATGATCCCGATGGCGGTGGCCGGGATTCTGGCCAAACGCTTTGCCGCCCCCTTAATCACGCGCACGGGTTATCGCAATATGCTTGTCGGCAACACTTTGCTGGTGGGACTGACTATGGCAAGTTTTGCCTTGATGTCGGAATCCCAGCCGATGTGGCTTCGTCTGGTGCAGTTGTTCTTTTTTGGCTGGGTGAATTCCCTGCAGTTCACGGCGATGAACACGCTGACGCTGAAAGATCTGGGCAGTGAATACGCAAGCAGTGGCAACAGCCTTTATTCCATGATGCAAATGCTGGCGATGAGTCTGGCGGTCGCGGCGGCCGGGGCCATGCTGACAGGTTTTTCAGATCAGTTTGGTACAGCCAATCACGGTGCTTTGCGCACGTTCCAGTGGACTTTCATTTGTATGGGGGTGATCACCTGCAGTTCGGCGGCGATCTTCTGGCAGGTGCCGGAAGGGGAGCGCAAGAAAGAGCCCATCCCGCAAAGTGAACCGTCACTGCACTAG
- a CDS encoding protein-glutamine glutaminase family protein yields MGKIILPLLLLFCQAGFAADDLSSFAANLDSTLRYLNNRENVPCKTEKPTEAKVATATLQGDKATVMSEADAQKLFSELKSNGDIPFEFSIAGCEERAHEMSRLMLLKGITPLKVFASVNEDESPRLRRPNPTKNGMTVDWKYHVAPVVLVKKGSELVPYVMDPSLEKKAVPVSEWQATMTRHNPKMKVNLKFTPAATYNDAGTIRVNFKDNDFNKSVQGTLKEYKVRSKEVDGEDNLWFELMRNEERMMMIDEGY; encoded by the coding sequence ATGGGTAAGATCATTTTGCCACTTCTTTTGCTGTTCTGTCAGGCGGGCTTTGCCGCCGATGATCTGTCGTCCTTTGCCGCAAATTTAGACAGCACCCTTCGCTATCTGAACAACCGCGAAAACGTGCCGTGCAAAACCGAAAAGCCGACCGAAGCCAAAGTGGCCACCGCCACCCTTCAGGGAGATAAAGCCACGGTGATGAGCGAAGCCGATGCGCAAAAGCTTTTCAGTGAACTGAAGTCCAACGGCGACATTCCTTTTGAGTTTTCCATCGCGGGCTGCGAAGAGCGCGCCCATGAAATGTCGCGCCTGATGCTGCTAAAAGGTATCACCCCGCTGAAGGTCTTTGCATCCGTGAACGAAGACGAATCACCGCGCCTGCGCCGCCCGAATCCCACCAAAAACGGCATGACCGTGGACTGGAAATACCATGTGGCCCCGGTGGTGCTGGTTAAAAAAGGTTCTGAACTGGTTCCTTATGTGATGGACCCGTCACTGGAGAAAAAAGCCGTGCCGGTTTCTGAGTGGCAGGCCACCATGACCCGGCATAATCCAAAGATGAAAGTGAACTTAAAATTCACCCCGGCTGCAACCTACAATGATGCCGGCACCATCCGCGTGAACTTCAAGGACAATGATTTCAACAAGTCTGTCCAGGGCACATTGAAAGAATACAAAGTGCGCAGCAAAGAGGTCGATGGCGAAGACAACCTGTGGTTTGAACTGATGCGCAACGAAGAGCGCATGATGATGATCGACGAAGGCTACTAG
- a CDS encoding 2-methylaconitate cis-trans isomerase PrpF family protein, which yields MAQRSFPAVYMRGGTSRVVVFKKDDLPSDPALWNEIFLSCMGSPDSHGRQLDGMGGGISSLSKVCVLSPSLRGDADVDYTFAQVSVNEAKVDYKGNCGNVSSAVGPFAVMAGWVKPAGKEACVRIFNTNTAKVIHAYFPVENGEPVFTGDFAIPGVSGTAAPVRLEFQQPGGAVTGKLLPTGQVCDTLKISESESVEVSLVDAANPCVFVRAQDVGLTGAETPAQLESSGDLLKKLDLIRRMGSVKMGIAPDLETAKNSIAIPYIALVSAPSSDEMNFSMRVIASGQPHKALPLTVSLCAAVAAKIPGTVVHELAQRVTDEVQIGMPSGVLTLSAEVTTEMGQWTAVSGSFFRTARLLFAGRIFG from the coding sequence ATGGCACAGCGATCTTTCCCGGCAGTATACATGCGAGGCGGCACCAGCCGCGTGGTGGTGTTCAAAAAAGACGATCTGCCTTCGGATCCGGCGCTTTGGAATGAGATTTTTCTGTCTTGCATGGGAAGCCCTGATTCACACGGTCGTCAGTTGGACGGCATGGGCGGCGGGATCTCTTCCCTTTCCAAAGTGTGTGTGCTGTCGCCTTCTTTGCGCGGAGATGCTGATGTGGATTACACCTTTGCCCAGGTGTCGGTGAACGAAGCCAAAGTGGATTACAAAGGCAACTGCGGCAACGTCAGTTCTGCAGTGGGGCCTTTTGCGGTGATGGCGGGATGGGTGAAGCCTGCGGGCAAAGAAGCCTGCGTGCGTATCTTTAATACCAACACCGCCAAAGTCATTCATGCTTACTTCCCGGTGGAAAATGGCGAGCCCGTTTTCACCGGTGACTTTGCCATCCCCGGAGTCAGTGGCACCGCCGCGCCGGTAAGGCTTGAGTTCCAGCAACCCGGTGGGGCGGTGACTGGAAAGCTTCTGCCCACCGGACAAGTTTGCGATACACTGAAAATCTCTGAGTCTGAATCCGTGGAAGTTTCTTTGGTGGATGCGGCGAACCCCTGTGTATTTGTGCGCGCTCAGGATGTGGGGTTGACGGGGGCAGAGACTCCGGCCCAGCTTGAAAGTTCTGGGGACCTGTTGAAAAAACTGGATCTGATTCGTCGAATGGGTTCAGTGAAGATGGGGATTGCGCCCGATCTTGAAACGGCCAAAAACTCGATCGCTATTCCATACATCGCTTTGGTCAGCGCACCGTCATCAGATGAAATGAATTTTTCGATGCGGGTGATTGCCAGCGGGCAGCCCCACAAGGCTTTGCCTTTGACTGTGTCTTTGTGTGCCGCCGTGGCCGCGAAGATTCCCGGAACTGTGGTTCATGAACTCGCGCAAAGAGTGACAGATGAAGTCCAGATCGGAATGCCCTCGGGTGTTCTGACGTTAAGTGCGGAAGTCACCACGGAAATGGGCCAGTGGACTGCCGTCAGCGGCAGTTTCTTCAGGACGGCAAGGCTGCTGTTTGCGGGCCGTATCTTCGGCTGA